Proteins encoded within one genomic window of Cellulomonas flavigena DSM 20109:
- a CDS encoding endo-1,4-beta-xylanase produces MRVSSRRGDGPPTSTLRRTARWTSAGAAVALAVVGFTAPAHAAVAETFDVEVRVTGPGGTATGGGTFEAGETVEVTATPKKDHVWAGWTSADLGWIGARVGSFEMPAQDVVIETSFRKAIKPLKDVYRDYFDVGNIYSHPGTYAEGSPNSAVVDRHYDVMTAENFMKPDQLLPNDNIDPETGEWTFNWAPADAFVDESLARGIKVHGHVLVWHGQSPPRLNSGDTGGTREQARANMERFIKEVLTHFQGKAVSWDVVNEAFVDGLDEFDPATQDWRDFLRGGPNGGFSRWYSSYANGADVEAGESPADFLYDAFVFARQYGPEARLEYNDFNVFQSEGKAQAIIAMATDLNERYAAEHPEDPRPLVESIGLQSHNYINQTPAFACSGNTRLPELVDDAAEEWQPGACSDHASVERSLQLIIEAGFSASISELDLQVWEAWNGQPEGEDRSLYRDLTDPTVADRFQREGFTYWVGKITNRAELEAIQAQRFAEYFAVYKKYSTDLNRVTFWGLNDQLSWRSTHNPLILNSDFSEKLGAAASADPEKWLGVRHAITDTSALVRALAGLGEIDLSGDVYTGKSLAAVKKAQKEAEHVLAKQHKQDRINKATAALLDAIANLEEKPTRPRS; encoded by the coding sequence ATGAGGGTCTCCTCACGACGAGGTGACGGTCCCCCGACGAGCACGCTGCGCCGGACGGCGCGGTGGACGAGCGCAGGCGCAGCGGTCGCCCTGGCGGTCGTCGGTTTCACGGCACCGGCCCATGCCGCGGTCGCCGAGACGTTCGACGTCGAGGTGCGCGTCACCGGGCCCGGCGGCACGGCCACCGGCGGCGGCACGTTCGAGGCGGGGGAGACCGTCGAGGTGACGGCCACCCCGAAGAAGGACCACGTGTGGGCCGGGTGGACGTCCGCCGACCTCGGCTGGATCGGCGCGCGCGTCGGCTCGTTCGAGATGCCCGCGCAGGACGTCGTCATCGAGACGTCGTTCCGCAAGGCGATCAAGCCGCTGAAGGACGTCTACCGCGACTACTTCGACGTGGGGAACATCTACTCGCACCCCGGCACGTACGCCGAGGGCTCCCCGAACTCCGCCGTCGTCGACCGTCACTACGACGTGATGACGGCCGAGAACTTCATGAAGCCCGACCAGCTGCTGCCCAACGACAACATCGACCCGGAGACGGGCGAGTGGACGTTCAACTGGGCGCCGGCCGACGCGTTCGTCGACGAGTCCCTCGCGCGCGGCATCAAGGTGCACGGGCACGTCCTGGTGTGGCACGGGCAGTCCCCGCCGCGGCTGAACTCCGGTGACACCGGCGGCACGCGGGAGCAGGCCCGCGCCAACATGGAGCGGTTCATCAAGGAGGTGCTGACGCACTTCCAGGGCAAGGCCGTCTCGTGGGACGTCGTCAACGAGGCGTTCGTCGACGGGCTCGACGAGTTCGACCCCGCGACGCAGGACTGGCGCGACTTCCTGCGCGGCGGCCCCAACGGCGGCTTCTCGCGCTGGTACTCGTCGTACGCGAACGGTGCAGACGTCGAGGCGGGCGAGAGCCCCGCGGACTTCCTGTACGACGCGTTCGTGTTCGCCCGTCAGTACGGGCCGGAGGCGCGCCTGGAGTACAACGACTTCAACGTCTTCCAGTCCGAGGGCAAGGCGCAGGCGATCATCGCGATGGCCACCGACCTCAACGAGCGGTACGCCGCCGAGCACCCCGAGGACCCGCGCCCGCTGGTCGAGTCCATCGGCCTGCAGTCGCACAACTACATCAACCAGACCCCGGCGTTCGCGTGCTCCGGGAACACGCGTCTGCCGGAGCTGGTCGACGACGCGGCGGAGGAGTGGCAGCCGGGCGCATGCTCGGACCACGCGTCCGTCGAGCGCTCGCTCCAGCTCATCATCGAGGCCGGTTTCTCGGCGAGCATCAGCGAGCTCGACCTGCAGGTCTGGGAGGCGTGGAACGGTCAGCCCGAGGGTGAGGACCGCAGCCTGTACCGCGACCTCACCGACCCGACCGTCGCCGACCGCTTCCAGCGGGAGGGCTTCACGTACTGGGTCGGCAAGATCACCAACCGCGCCGAGCTCGAGGCCATCCAGGCACAGCGCTTCGCCGAGTACTTCGCCGTCTACAAGAAGTACTCGACCGACCTCAACCGCGTGACGTTCTGGGGTCTGAACGACCAGCTCAGCTGGCGCTCGACGCACAACCCCCTGATCCTCAACAGCGACTTCTCGGAGAAGCTCGGGGCCGCGGCCAGCGCCGACCCCGAGAAGTGGCTCGGCGTGCGCCACGCCATCACGGACACCTCGGCGCTCGTGCGCGCGCTCGCGGGCCTCGGGGAGATCGACCTGTCCGGTGACGTGTACACCGGCAAGAGCCTCGCCGCCGTGAAGAAGGCGCAGAAGGAGGCGGAGCACGTCCTCGCCAAGCAGCACAAGCAGGACCGCATCAACAAGGCGACGGCCGCGCTGCTCGACGCGATCGCGAACCTCGAGGAGAAGCCGACCAGGCCGAGGTCGTGA
- a CDS encoding DEAD/DEAH box helicase — translation MAGAGRRGSGRTRGGGTDTQRRRTSRPAKKELIPVLAGIAREVDDAVQRTPTRPGVRTKFQVVALLVREERARAMADTTLTQAKRSEQLKRLDGVATQLARIAARDQTLLALLAEDAKVSDAAHAYKASVMRAGGMEPPDEPEPEPAAPPTPQPGAEKRVVPQSVLSRRLANPFLAPDYEGAAQRVVAKPRRLAGWELLEPLFRSFEDASPGAPACMTLPEPRHVPTPPGRELMPHQSQVVAAAGRGHRTFLLADEPGLGKTAQALLAAQAADAFPLLVVAPNVVKTNWAHEVGLWTPLRQATVVHGDGEQVDAFADVVIVNYDILDRHAGWLGDHGFRGMVVDEAHFIKNTGSQRSRHVLEISERIRARTARPLLMALTGTPLINDIEDFRAIWQFLGWIDATKPLGSLLTSLEDTGLTPADRGFSAAARSSVVEMGIVRRRKTDVAKDIPARRVADLPVELDGAVGRSIRAAEAALAQRLVGRYRAAVEARGTDVLGVDPELARRVAAAELKDSSSKANGENVFTMVRRIGQAKAGLAADYAAQLARNVGKVVFFAKHVDVMDHAEKTFAERGISYTSIRGDQTPRARAKAVAAFTEDPEVQIVVCSLMAAGVGLNLQVASNLVLAELSWTDAEQTQAIDRIHRIGQEEPVTAWRVIAAQTIDARIAELIDSKSGLAARALDGASEDDSVGSHDVQLDALVGLLTDALAAEDAAGDPVIAAARSPRARMRGPLGG, via the coding sequence GTGGCAGGAGCAGGCCGACGTGGGTCCGGTCGCACGCGCGGCGGCGGCACGGACACGCAGCGACGCCGCACGTCCCGGCCCGCCAAGAAAGAGCTGATCCCCGTCCTCGCGGGGATCGCGCGCGAGGTCGACGACGCCGTCCAGCGCACGCCCACGCGGCCCGGCGTGCGGACGAAGTTCCAGGTCGTCGCCCTGCTGGTGCGCGAGGAGCGCGCCCGCGCCATGGCGGACACCACGCTCACGCAGGCCAAGCGCTCCGAGCAGCTCAAGCGTCTCGACGGGGTCGCGACGCAGCTCGCGCGGATCGCCGCGCGCGACCAGACGCTGCTCGCGCTGCTCGCCGAGGACGCCAAGGTCTCCGACGCGGCCCACGCCTACAAGGCCTCCGTCATGCGCGCCGGCGGCATGGAGCCCCCGGACGAGCCGGAGCCCGAGCCGGCCGCGCCGCCCACGCCGCAGCCGGGTGCCGAGAAGCGCGTCGTCCCGCAGTCCGTGCTGTCCCGCCGGCTCGCCAACCCGTTCCTCGCACCGGACTACGAGGGTGCGGCGCAGCGCGTCGTCGCCAAGCCCCGCCGCCTGGCCGGGTGGGAGCTGCTCGAGCCGCTGTTCCGCTCGTTCGAGGACGCCAGCCCCGGCGCCCCGGCGTGCATGACGCTCCCCGAGCCGCGCCACGTCCCCACGCCGCCCGGGCGCGAGCTCATGCCGCACCAGTCGCAGGTCGTGGCCGCCGCGGGACGCGGGCACCGCACGTTCCTGCTGGCCGACGAGCCCGGTCTCGGCAAGACGGCCCAGGCGTTGCTCGCCGCGCAGGCCGCCGACGCGTTCCCGCTGCTCGTCGTCGCGCCGAACGTCGTCAAGACCAACTGGGCGCACGAGGTGGGCCTGTGGACGCCGCTGCGCCAGGCGACCGTCGTCCACGGCGACGGCGAGCAGGTCGACGCGTTCGCGGACGTCGTCATCGTCAACTACGACATCCTCGACCGGCACGCCGGCTGGCTGGGGGACCACGGGTTCCGCGGCATGGTGGTCGACGAGGCGCACTTCATCAAGAACACCGGCTCGCAGCGCTCGCGGCACGTGCTGGAGATCTCCGAGCGCATCCGCGCCCGCACCGCGCGCCCGCTGCTCATGGCGCTGACGGGCACGCCGCTCATCAACGACATCGAGGACTTCCGGGCGATCTGGCAGTTCCTCGGCTGGATCGACGCGACCAAGCCGCTCGGCTCGCTGCTGACGTCGCTCGAGGACACCGGGCTGACGCCGGCGGACCGCGGGTTCTCCGCGGCGGCGCGCTCCAGCGTCGTGGAGATGGGCATCGTGCGGCGCCGCAAGACGGACGTCGCCAAGGACATCCCGGCCCGGCGCGTCGCCGACCTGCCCGTCGAGCTCGACGGCGCCGTCGGCCGCTCCATCCGGGCAGCTGAGGCGGCGCTCGCGCAGCGCCTCGTCGGCCGGTACCGCGCCGCCGTCGAGGCACGCGGCACGGACGTCCTCGGCGTCGACCCCGAGCTCGCGCGCCGCGTCGCCGCCGCCGAGCTCAAGGACTCCAGCTCGAAGGCGAACGGCGAGAACGTCTTCACGATGGTCCGGCGCATCGGCCAGGCCAAGGCCGGCCTCGCCGCCGACTACGCCGCGCAGCTGGCACGCAACGTCGGCAAGGTCGTGTTCTTCGCCAAGCACGTCGACGTCATGGACCACGCCGAGAAGACGTTCGCCGAGCGCGGCATCAGCTACACGTCCATCCGCGGCGACCAGACGCCGCGGGCTCGCGCCAAGGCGGTCGCGGCGTTCACCGAGGACCCCGAGGTCCAGATCGTCGTGTGCTCGCTCATGGCGGCCGGCGTCGGGCTGAACCTGCAGGTCGCGTCCAACCTGGTGCTCGCCGAGCTCTCGTGGACCGACGCCGAGCAGACCCAGGCCATCGACCGCATCCACCGCATCGGCCAGGAGGAGCCCGTCACGGCCTGGCGCGTCATCGCCGCGCAGACCATCGACGCGCGCATCGCCGAGCTCATCGACTCCAAGTCCGGTCTCGCCGCCCGCGCGCTCGACGGCGCGAGCGAGGACGACTCGGTCGGGTCGCACGACGTGCAGCTCGACGCGCTGGTGGGGCTGCTGACGGACGCGCTGGCGGCCGAGGACGCGGCGGGCGACCCGGTCATCGCCGCGGCCCGGTCGCCCAGGGCCCGGATGCGCGGGCCGCTGGGCGGCTGA
- a CDS encoding nucleotidyltransferase domain-containing protein — MTPPGPEIRRLVDHVVATRFPAATGVVLAGSTATGTSTPTSDVDLLVLGPGAMFDDGRTSLAATVEESGRLVELFAYTPQAYREWAAQEVAAHRPVILAMLRDGMVLRSDAGVDELRAWATGLLAAGPVVDPHALDLRRYRVSGTLDDLADARDPLERAVLLAEAFHGLAELLLLAHGQWLGHGKWLVRRLRECDAEAADSLGRAVVAGDVGSFVTEADTLLAPLGGRLQAGMVR; from the coding sequence GTGACCCCACCGGGCCCCGAGATCCGCCGTCTGGTCGACCACGTCGTGGCGACCCGCTTCCCGGCTGCCACCGGTGTCGTCCTGGCCGGGAGCACCGCGACGGGCACGAGCACCCCGACGAGCGACGTCGACCTGCTCGTCCTCGGCCCCGGCGCGATGTTCGACGACGGGCGCACGAGCCTGGCCGCGACCGTCGAGGAGTCCGGCCGCCTCGTCGAGCTGTTCGCGTACACGCCGCAGGCGTACCGCGAGTGGGCCGCGCAGGAGGTCGCCGCCCACCGGCCCGTCATCCTCGCGATGCTCCGCGACGGGATGGTGCTGCGCTCGGACGCCGGGGTCGACGAGCTGCGCGCCTGGGCGACGGGGCTCCTGGCCGCCGGCCCGGTGGTCGACCCGCACGCCCTGGACCTGCGGCGTTACCGCGTCAGTGGCACCCTCGACGACCTCGCCGACGCCCGCGACCCGCTGGAGCGCGCGGTCCTGCTGGCCGAGGCGTTCCACGGCCTGGCCGAGCTCCTGCTGCTGGCGCACGGGCAGTGGCTCGGGCACGGCAAGTGGCTGGTGCGACGGCTGCGCGAGTGTGACGCGGAGGCGGCGGACTCCCTGGGGCGGGCGGTCGTCGCCGGCGACGTCGGGTCGTTCGTCACCGAGGCGGACACCCTCCTCGCTCCCCTGGGCGGCCGCCTCCAGGCGGGCATGGTCCGCTGA
- a CDS encoding L,D-transpeptidase, with translation MRTTRTVAVALLGALLLGGCADDGPATGPVVVRAPVESAKVAVPPPPDLAPVDLTALPVAEPRVLVPGLPGTDGLEQRRNDDPSLGTWQTATVVRDTAGYDAMYGTAVTTVPAVTLDVPTVLPVIEQRGGWLRVLVATRSALPSQDVAQVNGRSVWIRAQDTVTTGTDWRLHLDLAALTLTIDDGTTSTTVPVKAVGAPRSPTPAVPQFVVGSQWEQPGTYTPRVLLLSSQSETIDVYDKATGTSATAIHTSPFAQTGAISNGCIRVTDEVLDMLWGKVPAGTVLTVA, from the coding sequence GTGAGGACGACACGGACGGTCGCAGTGGCGCTGCTCGGTGCGCTGCTGCTCGGTGGCTGCGCGGACGACGGACCGGCGACCGGGCCCGTCGTCGTGCGCGCGCCCGTCGAGTCCGCCAAGGTCGCGGTCCCGCCGCCGCCGGACCTCGCGCCCGTCGACCTGACGGCTCTGCCCGTCGCCGAGCCGCGCGTGCTCGTCCCCGGCCTGCCCGGCACGGACGGTCTGGAGCAGCGCCGCAACGACGACCCGTCGCTCGGCACGTGGCAGACCGCGACCGTCGTGCGCGACACCGCCGGGTACGACGCGATGTACGGCACGGCCGTGACGACGGTCCCCGCGGTGACGCTCGACGTGCCGACCGTGCTGCCCGTCATCGAGCAGCGCGGCGGGTGGCTGCGCGTGCTCGTCGCGACGCGCAGCGCCCTGCCCAGCCAGGACGTCGCGCAGGTCAACGGCCGCAGCGTGTGGATCCGCGCGCAGGACACCGTCACGACCGGCACCGACTGGCGCCTGCACCTCGACCTGGCGGCGCTCACGCTGACGATCGACGACGGCACGACGTCCACGACCGTGCCGGTCAAGGCCGTGGGCGCGCCGCGCTCGCCGACGCCCGCGGTGCCGCAGTTTGTCGTCGGCTCGCAGTGGGAGCAGCCCGGCACGTACACGCCGCGCGTCCTCCTCCTGTCGAGCCAGAGCGAGACGATCGACGTCTACGACAAGGCCACGGGCACGTCGGCCACCGCGATCCACACGAGCCCGTTCGCGCAGACCGGCGCGATCTCCAACGGCTGCATCCGCGTGACCGACGAGGTGCTGGACATGCTGTGGGGCAAGGTGCCGGCGGGCACGGTGCTCACGGTGGCGTAG
- a CDS encoding RNA polymerase sigma factor — MSDARAAAERAARDAYGRLVALLAARSGDVALAEDALGDAFEQALTRWPVDGVPRSPDAWLLTAARNRIRDVWRSAAHRRTAPLPDDPTTLDALARDPLADVDPDAVPDRRLALLFVCAHPAIAPDVRTPLMLQTVLGLDSAQVATAFAVTPAAMQQRLVRAKRRIAAARIPFVVPDRSAMAERLPPVLEAVYGCAAVTWRQGAHDLAGEARHLALVLAALLDDEPEAWALAALVTLSLARRQPRGVFVPLDEQDPATWDAELLAEGEALLRRAQRRPGVLGRFRLEAAIQAVHADRRRTGRTDWAALRTLYVALDAVAPSLGARVALAAVVGRVDGPDAGLAALPPEPSPPFQPWWATRAELLARAGCTTEAAAAFRRAAELADDDAVRAYLAARAG; from the coding sequence GTGAGCGACGCGCGGGCGGCCGCCGAGCGTGCCGCCCGCGACGCCTACGGCCGGCTCGTCGCGCTGCTCGCGGCGCGCTCCGGCGACGTCGCGCTCGCCGAGGACGCCCTGGGCGACGCCTTCGAGCAGGCGCTGACGCGCTGGCCGGTCGACGGCGTGCCGCGCTCCCCCGACGCCTGGCTGCTCACCGCGGCCCGCAACCGCATCCGTGACGTGTGGCGCTCGGCGGCGCACCGCCGCACCGCGCCGCTCCCCGACGACCCGACGACGCTCGACGCGCTCGCGCGCGACCCGCTGGCCGACGTCGACCCGGACGCCGTGCCCGACCGACGCCTGGCCCTGCTGTTCGTGTGCGCGCACCCGGCGATCGCACCCGACGTCCGCACACCGCTCATGCTCCAGACGGTCCTCGGGCTGGACTCGGCGCAGGTGGCGACGGCGTTCGCGGTGACGCCCGCCGCCATGCAGCAGCGCCTCGTGCGGGCCAAGCGGCGCATCGCTGCCGCGCGCATCCCGTTCGTCGTGCCGGACCGCTCGGCCATGGCCGAGCGGCTGCCGCCGGTGCTCGAGGCCGTCTACGGGTGCGCGGCGGTCACGTGGCGGCAGGGTGCGCACGACCTCGCGGGCGAGGCGCGGCACCTCGCGCTCGTCCTCGCCGCGCTGCTGGACGACGAGCCCGAGGCCTGGGCGCTGGCCGCGCTGGTGACGCTGTCGCTGGCCCGCCGGCAGCCGCGCGGCGTCTTCGTCCCGCTCGACGAGCAGGACCCGGCGACGTGGGACGCGGAGCTGCTCGCCGAGGGCGAGGCGCTGCTGCGGCGGGCGCAGCGACGGCCCGGTGTGCTGGGACGGTTCCGGCTCGAGGCCGCGATCCAGGCGGTGCACGCCGACCGCCGGCGCACGGGCCGCACCGACTGGGCCGCGCTGCGCACGCTGTACGTCGCGCTGGACGCGGTGGCGCCGAGCCTCGGCGCGCGGGTCGCGCTCGCGGCCGTCGTGGGGCGCGTCGACGGCCCGGACGCAGGACTAGCCGCGCTGCCGCCGGAGCCGTCGCCGCCGTTCCAGCCCTGGTGGGCGACGCGCGCGGAGCTGCTCGCACGGGCGGGTTGCACCACCGAGGCCGCGGCGGCGTTCCGGCGGGCCGCGGAGCTCGCCGACGACGACGCCGTGCGGGCGTACCTCGCGGCGCGCGCCGGGTGA
- a CDS encoding YciI family protein — MRYTILLHYPEMTPEDMGEDAWSEGEREFTAYAATLQAAGVLVGAEVLQPSSSTTTLRTVDGVLQVQDGPFADTKEQLGGTFVVDVPDLDTAIELARRAPGVSWGAVEVRPGALYTVEGVWTPNA, encoded by the coding sequence ATGCGCTACACGATCCTGCTGCACTACCCCGAGATGACCCCCGAGGACATGGGCGAGGACGCCTGGTCGGAGGGCGAGCGGGAGTTCACCGCGTACGCCGCGACGCTGCAGGCCGCCGGGGTCCTCGTCGGCGCGGAGGTGCTCCAGCCGTCGTCGAGCACGACGACGCTGCGCACGGTCGATGGCGTCCTCCAGGTGCAGGACGGGCCGTTCGCGGACACCAAGGAGCAGCTCGGCGGCACGTTCGTCGTGGACGTGCCGGACCTCGACACGGCCATCGAGCTCGCGCGCCGGGCACCCGGCGTGTCCTGGGGTGCCGTCGAGGTGCGGCCCGGTGCGCTGTACACCGTGGAGGGCGTCTGGACGCCGAACGCGTGA
- a CDS encoding CocE/NonD family hydrolase, whose amino-acid sequence MGTRPSTRTDHDVEVPMRDGTVLRAVVTRPLVDEPVPVVLLRSPYPLADARFEVDLLGLAERGLALVMVSLRGTGASDGVFYPWRDDERDGVDTIAWCAAQEWADGRVATLGRSYVAQTQLYAAGGAPPALRAMVTGVVPSDPWALTYTGGALNLGSAMGWAVGMAGVPLARRAEAGEDVSRLQQEWGALAGGLPAGFATTPLTDVPVLDELFPAWRDWLDHPQLDEYWQQHALPDRPAIPTFVVAGWHDVFRDLSLREFAREPRHPGSRLVVGPWSHGAAGRSLGAVDHGASAPGYAIGLDAQLLDFLAAHLASDDVPVPDAPVQVFVTGANVWTQHATWPPPADEVELHLHPGSLAAGPAPAGTPPSRYVFDPRDPVPTLGGNTLLPQGEGAGMCGSVDQRPLDGRADVLRFVGEPLTAPLRIIGTVRLTLHAATSAADTDWTAKLVDVHPDGTALNLVDGVLRASRRDPAHPELLTPDEPHELVVELGAVGHELVVGHRLRLDVSSSNFPRFDRNPGTGAPPATVAEADVVVAHQQVLHDAAHPSRLSLPVVPA is encoded by the coding sequence ATGGGCACGCGCCCGTCCACCCGGACCGACCACGACGTCGAGGTCCCGATGCGGGACGGCACCGTCCTGCGGGCGGTCGTGACGCGGCCGCTGGTCGACGAGCCCGTGCCCGTCGTGCTGCTGCGCAGCCCGTACCCGCTGGCCGACGCGCGCTTCGAGGTCGACCTGCTGGGCCTCGCCGAGCGCGGCCTCGCGCTGGTGATGGTGAGCCTGCGGGGGACCGGCGCCTCGGACGGGGTGTTCTACCCGTGGCGCGACGACGAGCGCGACGGCGTCGACACCATCGCGTGGTGCGCCGCGCAGGAGTGGGCGGACGGGCGCGTCGCGACCCTCGGGCGCAGCTACGTCGCGCAGACGCAGCTCTACGCGGCGGGCGGCGCGCCGCCGGCGCTGCGGGCCATGGTGACGGGCGTCGTCCCGTCCGACCCGTGGGCCCTGACGTACACCGGCGGTGCGCTCAACCTCGGGTCCGCGATGGGGTGGGCGGTCGGCATGGCGGGCGTGCCGCTCGCGCGGCGCGCGGAGGCCGGCGAGGACGTGTCGCGGCTCCAGCAGGAGTGGGGCGCGCTCGCGGGCGGCCTGCCGGCGGGCTTCGCGACGACGCCCCTGACGGACGTGCCGGTGCTCGACGAGCTGTTCCCCGCGTGGCGCGACTGGCTCGACCACCCGCAGCTCGACGAGTACTGGCAGCAGCACGCCCTGCCCGACCGGCCCGCGATCCCCACGTTCGTGGTCGCCGGCTGGCACGACGTGTTCCGCGACCTCTCGCTGCGCGAGTTCGCACGCGAGCCGCGGCACCCGGGCTCGCGGCTCGTGGTCGGGCCGTGGAGCCACGGCGCCGCCGGGCGCTCGCTCGGGGCCGTCGACCACGGCGCGTCCGCACCCGGCTACGCGATCGGCCTCGACGCGCAGCTCCTCGACTTCCTCGCCGCGCACCTCGCGTCGGACGACGTGCCGGTGCCGGACGCCCCGGTGCAGGTGTTCGTCACCGGCGCGAACGTGTGGACGCAGCACGCGACGTGGCCGCCGCCCGCCGACGAGGTCGAGCTGCACCTGCACCCGGGGTCGCTCGCCGCCGGGCCCGCACCTGCCGGCACGCCGCCGAGCCGCTACGTCTTCGACCCGCGCGACCCCGTGCCCACGCTCGGCGGGAACACGCTGCTGCCGCAGGGCGAGGGTGCGGGCATGTGCGGGTCGGTGGACCAGCGCCCGCTGGACGGGCGGGCGGACGTGCTGCGGTTCGTCGGCGAGCCGCTCACCGCACCGCTGCGGATCATCGGCACCGTGCGGCTGACCCTGCACGCCGCGACGTCCGCCGCGGACACCGACTGGACCGCCAAGCTGGTCGACGTCCACCCCGACGGCACGGCGCTCAACCTCGTCGACGGCGTGCTGCGCGCCAGCCGTCGCGACCCCGCGCACCCCGAGCTGCTGACCCCGGACGAGCCGCACGAGCTCGTCGTCGAGCTCGGTGCCGTGGGCCACGAGCTCGTTGTGGGCCACCGGCTGCGGCTCGACGTGTCGAGCTCGAACTTCCCGCGCTTCGACCGCAACCCCGGCACGGGCGCGCCCCCGGCGACTGTGGCGGAGGCGGACGTCGTCGTCGCGCACCAGCAGGTGCTGCACGACGCGGCCCACCCGTCCCGCCTGTCGCTGCCGGTGGTGCCGGCCTGA
- a CDS encoding ATP-dependent DNA ligase, which produces MFHKRDEHAVEGWDAEDHPTSVVSGRTNDEVAAHPDHLWRSGVPAAEAEVDTHPPVPEVAAPSDDELAALDELGTAGTWEVFGRRLKVTNLDKELFAGRDGGPPVTKRELLRYAARIAPVALPYLAGRALNMHRFPQGAGTAGFWHKQLPDHAPAWVPRWDRPDVDPGESTTYLVVDEPAALVWAANFGALEWHAWTSRTSAPDLPTYALVDLDPGPATAWEDLVLLAGLHRDAFEHVGVRAYPKLTGRRGIQVWVPITVGPSFDETRAWVERLSRTVGKVVPDLVSWRWEVRERGGQARLDYTQNAVNKTLVAPYSPRAAAGAPVSAPITWDELDDPDLRSDTFTVRTVLDRLAERGDPFRGVLAADQHLPPLT; this is translated from the coding sequence ATGTTCCACAAGCGCGACGAGCACGCCGTCGAGGGCTGGGACGCCGAGGACCACCCCACGTCCGTCGTCTCGGGCCGCACCAACGACGAGGTCGCCGCGCACCCCGACCACCTGTGGCGCTCGGGCGTCCCGGCGGCCGAGGCGGAGGTCGACACGCACCCGCCCGTGCCGGAGGTCGCCGCCCCGAGCGACGACGAGCTCGCAGCCCTCGACGAGCTCGGCACCGCGGGCACGTGGGAGGTCTTCGGCCGGCGCCTCAAGGTCACCAACCTCGACAAGGAGCTGTTCGCGGGGCGCGACGGCGGGCCGCCCGTCACCAAGCGCGAGCTGCTGCGGTACGCCGCCCGGATCGCGCCGGTCGCGCTGCCGTACCTCGCGGGCCGCGCGCTCAACATGCACCGCTTCCCGCAGGGCGCCGGCACGGCCGGGTTCTGGCACAAGCAGCTCCCGGACCACGCGCCGGCGTGGGTGCCGCGCTGGGACCGCCCCGACGTCGACCCGGGGGAGTCCACCACGTACCTCGTCGTCGACGAGCCGGCGGCGCTGGTGTGGGCCGCGAACTTCGGCGCGCTGGAGTGGCACGCGTGGACGTCGCGGACGAGCGCGCCGGACCTGCCGACGTACGCGCTGGTCGACCTCGACCCGGGCCCCGCGACGGCCTGGGAGGACCTGGTGCTGCTCGCGGGTCTGCACCGCGACGCGTTCGAGCACGTCGGGGTGCGGGCGTACCCCAAGCTGACCGGCAGGCGCGGCATCCAGGTGTGGGTGCCGATCACCGTCGGTCCGTCGTTCGACGAGACGCGCGCGTGGGTCGAGCGCCTGTCGCGCACCGTCGGCAAGGTCGTGCCCGACCTCGTGAGCTGGCGGTGGGAGGTGCGCGAGCGCGGCGGGCAGGCGCGGCTGGACTACACGCAGAACGCGGTCAACAAGACGCTCGTCGCGCCGTACAGCCCCCGCGCGGCCGCCGGTGCGCCCGTCTCCGCGCCGATCACGTGGGACGAGCTCGACGACCCGGACCTGCGCTCGGACACGTTCACCGTCCGCACGGTCCTCGACCGGCTCGCGGAGCGCGGTGACCCGTTCCGCGGCGTCCTGGCCGCCGACCAGCACCTGCCGCCGCTCACCTGA